From one Aspergillus fumigatus Af293 chromosome 8, whole genome shotgun sequence genomic stretch:
- a CDS encoding thioredoxin family protein — protein sequence MPVTEITSFEQFKELTDGDKPVVIDFWATWCGPCKAISPLFEKMSDNPEYGNVGFYKVDVDEQEQVSQEVGIRAMPTFVLFKNGYKIGEAVGAAPPRLEGLLNTARSL from the exons ATGCCTGTTACCGAGATCACCTC ATTCGAACAGTTCAAAGAACTCACTGACGGTGACAAGCCTGTTGTAATCGACTTTTGGGCAACATGGTGTGGGCCGTGCAAGGCTATTTCGCCCCTTTTCGAGAAGATGTCGGATAATCCCGAATATGGCAATGTCGGGTTCTACAAAGTTGATGTCGATGAGCAGGAGCAGGTCTCTCAAGAGGTCGGCATCCGTGCAATGCCAACCTTTGTTCTCTTTAAGAACGGGTATAAGATTGGTGAAGCTGTGGGAGCCGCTCCACCACGTCTGGAAGGACTTCTCAACACTGCACGCTCTCTATAG